A single genomic interval of Sebastes umbrosus isolate fSebUmb1 chromosome 11, fSebUmb1.pri, whole genome shotgun sequence harbors:
- the gem gene encoding GTP-binding protein GEM, protein MLSTVRRHSLRLQTELHRWSICDPGSHSLLTESLLNRVPACISRSKSCTSSTSTGESDGSRGSWSSSDSVISSDSTGEQQVEPGRPYRVVLLGASGVGKTAFTSIFNGAADSMDSEDCEMCGDEVCEKEIEVDGEPATIILFDTWDAETDSEWAQENYMQTGDAYLLLYSVTDRASFLRASELRITLRRFRPAQHTPIILVGNKCDLVRRREVSVNEGRACAAVFDCKFIETSAAMQHNVWEAFRGMVRQLRLRRDSNEANKRRRHIHSKTRRESLPKKAKRFLDKVVAKNNPSVAFWLKSKSCHDLSVL, encoded by the exons ATGTTGTCCACGGTGCGCCGCCACAGCCTCCGCCTGCAGACCGAGCTCCACCGGTGGAGCATCTGCGACCCGGGCAGCCACAGTCTGCTCACCGAGAGCCTGCTGAACCGGGTACCGGCCTGCATCTCCCGCTCCAAGTCCTGCACCAGCTCCACCTCCACCGGGGAGTCGGACGGGAGCCGCGGGAGCTGGTCGTCCTCAGACTCGGTCATCTCCTCTGACTCCACCGGAGAGCAGCAGGTGGAGCCCGGTAGACCGTACCGGGTGGTGCTGTTAGGGGCCAGCGGGGTCGGTAAGACCGCCTTCACCAGCATCTTCAACGGGGCAGCAGACAGCATGGACAGCGAGGACTGCGAGATGTGTGGAG ATGAAGTGTGCGAAAAGGAAATCGAAGTGGACGGAGAGCCTGCGACTATAATTCTGTTTGACACATGGGATGCAGAG aCTGACAGCGAATGGGCTCAGGAGAACTACATGCAGACAGGTGATGCCTACCTGTTGCTCTACTCTGTAACTGACCGGGCCTCCTTCCTGCGAGCCTCCGAGCTCCGGATAACCCTGCGGCGCTTCCGTCCTGCCCAGCACACGCCGATCATCCTGGTGGGGAACAAATGTGACCTGGTGCGACGCAGAGAGGTGTCAGTCAACG AGGGTCGAGCCTGTGCTGCCGTGTTTGACTGCAAGTTCATCGAAACATCGGCCGCCATGCAGCACAACGTCTGGGAAGCTTTTCGCGGCATGGTGCGACAGCTGCGTCTACGTCGAGACTCTAATGAAGCCAACAAGCGTCGCAGGCACATACACTCTAAGACTCGGCGTGAAAGCCTTCCTAAGAAGGCAAAACGCTTCCTCGACAAGGTGGTAGCGAAGAACAATCCCAGTGTGGCGTTCTGGCTGAAATCAAAGTCCTGCCACGATCTCTCTGTGCTGTAG
- the cdh17 gene encoding cadherin-17, whose translation MTPMMHLLLLPLLFSIAGGKDLEEKKGPFENTELDIPEGTPVPYPMHQFQVTHPGVNGFRLSGEGKEDIRISKDGWLYLERPLDWSRDDHYMIMVEALADDEVVDGPVYVTINVLDVNNNAPYFNQSDYTAVVRENSPAGVPFTRVFASDQDDPQTPNAHLSYSLASQIPNNHHVLLFQIDPDTGEISTTEEGEQMLKAREGIRYGRGEDQSIDALRTKFDDYCPEQKIPYEENPFFTCVERAEKRRRNVDPMEDPDYTLSVRVQDLGGASQTALSGNARVHIVVQQNLWVNPGPITVKEHLKETYPLLIAKVQSNEPNAVYTITQKERELKFPFQITEDGEIYVTEELDREDKDMYIVVVFAVDNNDKQVDPPMEIHVVVEDVNDNIPVCANEESVFEVQEDEPVGSLVGQLLAHDDDQDGTLNAHLTYTILSQDPPTETNAFAIDADSGRIQALRSLQRKDHQVYNLNVRVSDPAFSTECKVIVKVIDVNNEMPLFEKNDYGSHTLSEDTPVGHTVLTIRAADADDPDSGSSLIEFHITAGDDDELFVVETDGKGVGHVVVAKPLDFESSPTYKLQIDARNPEPLMEGLEYAGESTAFVSVSLTDVDEAPEFSLDILDVTVPENTTKGSVLLTVEAKDPEGKEIGFKLDGDTRGWLEIDASTGEIKTKDKLDRETLETFDVIVTAFEKENPQKSSERVVSVRLLDVNDNVPKLTENQAFICVKKSEPVIIKAQDTDSAPFSQPFTFAFTHGKKSHNWELETIDGTTARLTLKKKPTEDKTFNIPINIRDNAGMGVTQAFEVRVCNCTELGYCYMAPEERAFSMGMGPTIGILAGILGFCIIVFIVVIKRVSKGGKKTNLTEEEEEGRNPMM comes from the exons ATGACACCCATGATGCATCTGTTGTTGCTCCCACTCCTGTTCAGCATT GCTGGTGGGAAGGATCTGGAGGAAAAGAAAGGCCCGTTTGAGAACACAGAGCTGGATATACCAGAGGGGACACCAGTGCCATATCCTATGCATCAG TTTCAGGTGACCCATCCAGGTGTTAATGGTTTCAGGCTGAGCGGAGAAGGTAAAGAAGACATTAGGATTTCAAAGGACGGGTGGCTGTACCTGGAGAGGCCTCTAGACTGGTCCCGAGATGACCATTACATGATCATG GTGGAGGCGCTGGCAGATGATGAAGTTGTGGATGGCCCAGTTTATGTAACCATAAATGTGTTGGACGTCAACAACAATGCTCCGTACTTCAACCAGAGCGACTACACAGCTGTGGTCAGAGAAAACAGTCCAGCAG GTGTCCCATTTACCCGCGTGTTTGCGTCGGATCAGGATGACCCACAGACTCCCAACGCTCATCTGAGCTACAGCCTGGCGAGCCAGATCCCCAACAACCACCACGTCCTCCTGTTCCAGATCGACCCCGACACTGGAGAGATCTCCACCACAGAAGAAG GGGAGCAGATGCTTAAAGCCAGAGAAGGCATCCGGTACGGCCGAGGAGAAGATCAGAGCATCGACGCTCTGAGGACAAAGTTTGACGACTACTGTCCAGAGCAGAAGATCCCCTATGAAGAAAACCCCTTCTTCACCTGTGTGGAGAGAGCAG aaaagaggaggaggaatgtgGACCCCATGGAGGACCCAGACTACACCCTGTCTGTGCGCGTTCAGGACCTGGGAGGAGCGTCGCAGACCGCGCTGAGTGGAAACGCCAGAGTGCACATTGTCGTGCAGCAAAACCTGTGGGTCAATCCTGGACCTATAACTGTTAAAGAGCACTTAAAGGAAACTTACCCTCTGCTCATCGCAAAG GTCCAGTCTAATGAGCCCAACGCCGTCTACACGATAACGCAGAAAGAGCGAGAGCTGAAATTCCCCTTCCAGATCACAGAAGATGGAGAAATATATGTGACAGAGGAGCTGGACAGAGAAGATAAGGACATG TACATCGTGGTGGTGTTCGCCGTGGATAACAATGACAAACAGGTGGATCCACCAATGGAGATTCACGTCGTGGTGGAGGATGTGAATGACAACATACCGGTGTGTGCAAACGAGGAGAGTGTGTTTGAGGTGCAGGAGGACGAGCCTGTAG GCAGCCTGGTTGGACAGCTGTTGGCCCATGACGACGATCAAGATGGGACACTGAACGCTCACCTGACTTACACCATCCTGTCCCAAGATCCACCCACCGAAACCAACGCCTTCGCCATTGATGCTGATTCTGGAAGAATCCAGGCGTTGCGCTCGCTGCAGCGAAAAGACCATCAGGTGTATAACCTCAACGTCAGAGTCAGCGACCCGG CTTTCAGCACAGAATGTAAGGTCATCGTCAAGGTCATCGACGTCAACAACGAGATGCCTCTGTTTGAGAAGAACGAT TACGGCAGTCACACTCTGTCAGAGGACACTCCTGTGGGACACACTGTGCTGACCATCAGAGCAGCAGACGCTGATGACCCAGACAGCGGCAGCTCCCTTATCGAGTTCCACATCACTGCTGGCGACGATGATGAACTTTTTGTTGTGGAAACCGACGGCAAAGGCGTCGGCCACGTGGTCGTAGCTAAG CCTCTGGACTTTGAGTCCTCTCCCACCTATAAACTCCAGATCGATGCTCGTAACCCAGAGCCGCTGATGGAGGGTCTTGAGTACGCCGGCGAGTCCACAGCCTtcgtctctgtgtctctcactGACGTAGACGAGGCTCCAGAGTTCAGTCTGGATATCCTGGATGTGACTGTGCCTGAAAACACCACCAAGGGATCAGTGCTGCTCACTGTGGAGGCCAAGGATCCAGAGGGCAAAGAGATCGG TTTTAAGCTGGACGGTGACACTCGGGGCTGGCTGGAGATCGATGCTTCCACAGGAGAGATCAAGACCAAAGACAAGCTGGACAGAGAAACCCTGGAGACGTTTGATGTCATCGTCACTGCATTTGAGAAGG AAAACCCGCAAAAGTCTTCTGAGCGCGTCGTGTCTGTGAGGCTGCTGGATGTGAACGACAACGTCCCCAAACTGACGGAGAACCAGGCCTTCATCTGTGTGAAGAAATCCGAACCTGTCATCATCAAGGCCCAAGACACAGACAGCGCCCCCTTCTCCCAGCCCTTCACCTTCGCTTTCACCCACGGCAAGAAATCTCACAACTGGGAACTGGAAACTATTGACG GTACAACAGCTAGACTGACCCTGAAGAAAAAACCAACTGAAGATAAAACCTTCAATATCCCCATTAACATAAGAGACAATGCAGGCATGGGAGTCACGCAGGCGTTTGAGG TGAGAGTATGTAACTGCACAGAGCTGGGCTACTGCTACATGGCACCAGAAGAACGTGCCTTCAGCATGGGGATGGGACCCACCATCGGGATCCTGGCTGGTATTCTGGGATTCTGCA TTATTGTCTTCATCGTAGTGATCAAACGCGTAAGTAAAGGAGGCAAGAAGACGAAcctgacagaagaagaagaagaagggagaaACCCCATGATGtag